Proteins encoded together in one Hymenobacter monticola window:
- a CDS encoding class I SAM-dependent methyltransferase has translation MSEPRKPAPQPAEAEKLTGFDRVAWCYDALAGLVFGPAQRRAQQAALAGLPDGVARHLLILGGGTGWVLLEVLRRRPPATVLYLEASPKMLARARARLLRECPQAAGQVEFRHGTQAALGPQEQFDAIITFFVLDCIAAPELPEALATLRRAQRAGAPWLLADFRPARRGWRHWLLAAMYWFFRLTTGLRARALPDLRAELGRLGLRPQHSATFFDRAMEGVIFVESTAALASVI, from the coding sequence ATGTCTGAGCCGCGAAAGCCTGCCCCGCAACCCGCCGAGGCCGAGAAACTGACCGGCTTCGACCGCGTGGCGTGGTGCTACGACGCGCTGGCAGGCCTGGTATTTGGGCCGGCGCAGCGGCGGGCCCAGCAGGCGGCGCTGGCGGGCCTGCCGGACGGGGTGGCCCGGCACTTGCTCATCCTGGGCGGCGGCACGGGCTGGGTGCTGCTGGAAGTGCTGCGCCGCCGGCCACCGGCCACGGTGCTTTACCTGGAAGCCTCGCCCAAGATGCTGGCCCGGGCCCGCGCCCGCCTGCTGCGGGAGTGCCCGCAAGCCGCCGGGCAGGTAGAGTTTCGGCACGGCACGCAGGCAGCGCTGGGACCCCAAGAGCAGTTCGACGCCATTATTACCTTCTTCGTGCTCGACTGCATTGCCGCGCCGGAGTTGCCGGAGGCGTTGGCCACGCTCCGGCGGGCGCAGCGGGCAGGCGCGCCTTGGCTGCTGGCCGATTTCCGGCCGGCGCGGCGCGGCTGGCGGCACTGGCTGCTGGCGGCCATGTATTGGTTTTTTCGGCTTACCACCGGGCTGCGCGCCCGTGCGCTGCCCGATTTGCGGGCGGAGTTGGGCCGGCTGGGCTTGCGGCCGCAGCACTCGGCCACATTTTTTGACCGGGCGATGGAAGGCGTCATCTTTGTAGAATCTACAGCTGCTTTGGCCTCTGTTATTTAA
- a CDS encoding phosphatase PAP2 family protein: protein MNRLTSRLLALAGLLTVEMALGLALFVAAFAGFFYLARVVFVHHSQALDTWAFATVDAWQKANPVVEGPVNFVTFFASLYFLLPASIIGPWLMRRAGHPREAWEWMLAMAGSVLLNQLLKLYFNRPRPANTLLHTYGLSFPSGHAMLGLTFYGCLAWLLARHLGQRRWAVPLLLWAGLIGVTRVCLHAHYATDVLAGFAGGAAWLVAFQAGIKLFWKEEKATLQ, encoded by the coding sequence ATGAACCGCCTGACTTCCCGCTTGCTTGCGCTGGCCGGCCTGCTCACGGTCGAAATGGCTCTGGGGCTGGCGTTGTTTGTGGCGGCGTTTGCCGGGTTTTTCTACCTCGCGCGGGTGGTGTTCGTGCACCACTCCCAGGCCCTCGACACGTGGGCCTTCGCCACGGTCGATGCCTGGCAAAAGGCCAACCCCGTAGTGGAAGGGCCCGTCAATTTTGTCACATTTTTCGCCTCGCTCTATTTTTTGCTGCCCGCCAGCATCATCGGCCCGTGGCTGATGCGCCGCGCCGGCCACCCCCGTGAGGCCTGGGAATGGATGCTGGCCATGGCCGGTAGCGTGCTGCTCAACCAGCTGCTGAAGCTATATTTCAACCGGCCCCGGCCCGCCAATACCCTGCTGCATACCTATGGCCTGAGCTTTCCCAGCGGGCACGCCATGCTGGGGCTCACGTTCTACGGCTGCCTGGCTTGGCTGCTGGCCCGGCACTTGGGGCAGCGCCGCTGGGCAGTGCCGTTGCTGCTGTGGGCGGGGCTCATCGGGGTCACGCGGGTGTGCCTGCACGCGCACTACGCCACCGATGTGCTGGCGGGCTTTGCCGGCGGCGCGGCCTGGCTGGTGGCCTTCCAGGCCGGCATCAAGCTTTTTTGGAAAGAAGAAAAGGCAACGTTGCAGTGA
- a CDS encoding GAF domain-containing protein, with protein MAADTSLPLTLGVPDSRTNAAPTSFPFRSTLSLEPLIAYWHKREQSTNAGVRLLAEAIGQQVADAPWSRGPLPDASALECNCDFVETLMLAVFPPASFSTDISGVVGPFQRHCFYSTQLFEEVMLNKDLSIKQPLNIDMATMERHMGLMAYHLVLNRVYGAEIPPLGTIVFTVPDYKIGLYRHYGVDFNSDFVTVKVVGELPHLSPEQLEMLVHNRHRPELWRELLPPEHFELEGFNLLQLVDVTDQEILSELKYDLLERDVLQTPARFEQIQEKLRVLFAQPALQLGIAAYDEKKRAFVDFGHKINHSFLTKQVQTQSSDSSFRQIYERLLREKEPLVLKDVASSDLPDDLREQIMSLGINSAILALLPYGNDTVGLLELGTPQADALDEFDMDKVAQFVPLFAVAVKRNAEDLQARVQSVIREKFTAIHPTMEWRFMDAARNLLAKLDAGNRTAEMEPIVFEDVYPLHGSCDIRSSSTVRNEAIQGDLIEHLTLANKVLKKASEFQELPILDELKFYVTKNLKRLHEGMLTGDEANIYDSLKREVEPLFEYLAAHTPELRPVITKYWSNIDPKLGILYKRRQDFETSVTTLNDAVSDYLDEEEEKAQQMFPHYFQRYKTDGVEFNIYVGSTLVENKPFDLVFLKNLRLWQLLTMVEITRRTAALKATLPVPLDTTQLILIHGQPLSIRFRQDERQFDVDGAYNIRYEIIKKRIDKATVLGTGERLTQPGTIALVYAQTREAVEYYEYIDYLQDRGLLEPGVEELELEELQGVKGLLALRVKVRILG; from the coding sequence ATGGCTGCTGATACATCTTTGCCCCTCACCCTGGGGGTGCCCGACTCGCGCACCAACGCCGCCCCCACGTCGTTTCCGTTTCGCTCCACGCTCAGCCTTGAGCCGCTGATAGCCTATTGGCACAAGCGCGAGCAGTCGACCAACGCGGGCGTGCGGCTGCTGGCTGAAGCCATTGGCCAGCAGGTGGCCGACGCGCCCTGGAGCCGCGGCCCGCTGCCGGATGCGTCGGCGCTGGAATGCAACTGCGACTTTGTGGAAACGCTGATGCTGGCCGTGTTTCCGCCGGCCTCGTTTTCGACCGATATCAGCGGGGTAGTGGGTCCGTTTCAGCGGCATTGCTTCTACTCCACCCAGCTGTTTGAGGAGGTGATGCTCAACAAGGACCTCAGCATCAAGCAACCCCTGAACATCGACATGGCCACCATGGAGCGGCACATGGGCCTGATGGCTTACCACTTGGTGCTCAACCGGGTGTACGGGGCTGAAATTCCGCCGCTGGGCACCATCGTCTTCACAGTGCCCGACTACAAGATTGGGCTCTACCGGCACTACGGGGTTGATTTCAACTCCGACTTTGTGACGGTGAAGGTGGTGGGTGAGCTGCCGCACCTTAGTCCCGAGCAGCTCGAAATGCTGGTGCACAACCGCCACCGGCCTGAGCTGTGGCGCGAGCTGCTGCCGCCCGAGCACTTCGAGCTGGAAGGCTTCAACCTGCTGCAGCTGGTGGACGTGACCGACCAGGAAATCCTGTCGGAGCTAAAGTACGACCTGCTGGAGCGCGATGTGCTGCAAACCCCAGCCCGCTTCGAGCAGATTCAGGAGAAGCTGCGGGTGCTATTTGCCCAGCCGGCGCTGCAGCTTGGCATCGCGGCTTATGATGAGAAAAAACGGGCTTTCGTGGATTTTGGGCACAAAATCAACCACAGCTTCCTCACCAAGCAGGTACAGACCCAGTCGTCGGACAGCAGCTTCCGGCAGATATACGAGCGGCTGCTGCGCGAGAAGGAGCCGCTCGTCCTTAAGGACGTAGCTTCCTCGGACCTGCCTGACGACCTGCGGGAGCAGATTATGAGCCTGGGTATCAACTCCGCTATTCTAGCCTTGCTGCCCTACGGCAACGACACGGTGGGCCTGCTGGAGCTGGGCACGCCGCAGGCCGACGCGCTCGATGAGTTCGACATGGACAAGGTGGCGCAGTTTGTGCCGCTGTTTGCGGTGGCAGTGAAGCGCAACGCCGAGGACTTGCAGGCACGCGTGCAATCGGTTATCCGCGAGAAGTTTACGGCCATTCACCCCACCATGGAGTGGCGCTTCATGGACGCGGCCCGCAACCTGCTGGCCAAGCTCGACGCCGGCAACCGCACGGCCGAGATGGAGCCCATCGTGTTCGAAGACGTATACCCGCTGCACGGCTCCTGCGACATTCGCAGCAGCAGCACCGTGCGCAACGAGGCCATTCAGGGCGACCTCATCGAGCACCTTACGCTGGCCAATAAAGTGCTGAAAAAGGCTTCGGAGTTTCAGGAGCTGCCCATCCTGGACGAGCTGAAATTTTATGTTACCAAAAACCTGAAGCGCCTGCACGAGGGGATGCTCACCGGCGACGAGGCCAACATCTACGACTCGCTGAAGCGCGAGGTGGAGCCCCTGTTTGAATACCTGGCAGCGCACACACCGGAACTGCGGCCCGTCATTACCAAGTATTGGAGCAACATCGACCCCAAGCTGGGCATCCTCTACAAGCGGCGGCAGGACTTTGAAACGAGTGTGACCACGCTCAACGACGCTGTGAGCGACTACCTCGACGAAGAGGAGGAAAAGGCCCAGCAGATGTTTCCGCACTACTTCCAGCGCTACAAGACCGATGGCGTGGAGTTCAACATCTACGTGGGAAGTACCTTGGTCGAGAATAAGCCCTTCGACCTGGTTTTCCTGAAAAACCTGCGCCTGTGGCAGCTGCTGACCATGGTGGAAATCACGCGCCGCACCGCCGCGCTGAAGGCCACGCTGCCCGTGCCGCTCGACACCACGCAGCTCATTCTCATTCATGGCCAGCCGCTGAGCATCCGCTTCCGGCAGGACGAACGGCAGTTCGACGTGGACGGCGCCTACAACATCCGCTACGAAATCATCAAGAAACGCATAGACAAAGCCACCGTGCTGGGCACCGGCGAACGCCTCACCCAGCCCGGCACCATTGCCCTCGTTTACGCCCAAACCCGCGAGGCCGTGGAATACTACGAGTACATCGACTACCTGCAGGACCGCGGCCTGCTGGAGCCCGGCGTGGAGGAGTTGGAGCTGGAAGAGCTGCAGGGCGTGAAAGGCCTGCTGGCGCTGCGGGTGAAAGTGCGGATTTTGGGTTAG
- a CDS encoding dicarboxylate/amino acid:cation symporter, which translates to MVFLLLAGILTALSAYHVLAMPEVALMAIRWLALLVLAVAVAPRRSLTLWIVVAMLAGAEAGADFPEQAQNLKVLSDVFLRLVKTIIAPLVFATLVVGIAGHADLKKVGRMGVKALVYFEVVTTFALFIGLAAINLTKAGRLDPAVLAAAQRTSNVNETIAAAPKQTAADIITHIFPENIAKSIAEGQVLQVVVFAIIFAIGLAMVSEKHRRPMVEWSESLSEVMFKFTNVVMFFAPLGVGGAIAYTVGKMGFGPLVNAVQLLLTLYAALIAFVLLVLLPVALIARIPLKRFIQAVAEPVSIAFATTSSEAALPRAMEAMESIGVPRRVVAFVMPTGYSFNLDGTTLYLSLAAIFVAQAAGVDLTFGQQLVMVFTLMLTSKGVAGVPRASLVILLATVASFNLPPWPVFIILGIDALMDMARTAVNVLGNCLASAVVARWEGEFVDDYVGPDPTAMPEQAELTH; encoded by the coding sequence TTGGTTTTCCTGCTGCTGGCAGGCATTCTTACCGCCCTTAGCGCCTACCACGTGCTGGCCATGCCTGAGGTCGCCCTGATGGCCATCCGCTGGCTGGCGCTGCTGGTGCTCGCCGTGGCCGTGGCGCCGCGCCGCTCCCTCACCCTCTGGATTGTGGTGGCCATGCTGGCCGGCGCCGAAGCCGGCGCCGACTTCCCGGAGCAAGCCCAGAACCTGAAAGTGCTCAGCGACGTGTTTCTGCGCCTGGTGAAAACCATCATTGCGCCGCTGGTATTTGCCACGCTGGTGGTGGGCATCGCCGGCCACGCCGACTTGAAAAAGGTGGGCCGGATGGGCGTCAAGGCCCTGGTGTACTTCGAAGTCGTGACCACCTTCGCGCTCTTTATCGGTCTGGCCGCCATCAACCTCACCAAAGCCGGCCGCCTCGACCCGGCCGTGCTGGCCGCCGCCCAGCGCACCAGCAACGTGAACGAAACCATTGCGGCCGCGCCCAAGCAGACGGCGGCCGACATCATCACGCACATCTTTCCGGAAAACATCGCCAAATCGATAGCCGAAGGCCAGGTGCTGCAGGTGGTGGTGTTTGCCATCATCTTCGCCATTGGCCTGGCCATGGTGTCGGAAAAGCACCGCCGGCCCATGGTGGAGTGGTCGGAAAGCCTTTCGGAGGTGATGTTTAAGTTCACCAATGTGGTGATGTTTTTTGCGCCGCTGGGCGTGGGCGGCGCCATTGCCTACACGGTGGGCAAGATGGGCTTTGGCCCGCTCGTCAACGCCGTGCAGTTGCTGCTGACGTTGTACGCGGCCTTGATTGCCTTCGTCCTGCTGGTGTTGCTGCCGGTAGCTCTGATTGCTCGCATTCCGCTGAAGCGCTTCATTCAGGCCGTGGCTGAGCCGGTGAGCATCGCCTTCGCTACCACCAGTTCGGAAGCTGCCCTGCCCCGCGCCATGGAAGCCATGGAAAGCATCGGGGTGCCCCGGCGTGTGGTGGCCTTCGTGATGCCCACCGGCTACTCGTTTAACCTGGACGGCACCACTCTCTATCTGTCACTGGCCGCCATCTTTGTGGCCCAGGCCGCCGGGGTCGACCTCACCTTTGGCCAGCAGCTGGTCATGGTATTCACCCTGATGCTGACCAGCAAAGGCGTGGCCGGGGTGCCCCGCGCCTCGCTCGTGATTTTGCTGGCCACCGTGGCGTCGTTCAACCTGCCGCCGTGGCCGGTGTTCATCATCCTCGGCATTGATGCGCTGATGGACATGGCGCGCACGGCCGTGAACGTGCTGGGCAACTGCCTGGCCTCGGCTGTGGTGGCCCGTTGGGAAGGCGAATTTGTGGACGATTACGTGGGACCCGACCCGACGGCCATGCCCGAGCAAGCCGAATTGACCCACTAA
- a CDS encoding enolase C-terminal domain-like protein, with product MPTWTLTAHELPLRFVWKISRNASATKTNLLVQIDGHGHRAQGEAAPNVRYDETPELLSQQFAALQARGLGNVDNLADLDALLAAQPVAHALSFALESALVQWLAARAGQPVWQWLGVPAPAPAVPTAFSLPIMEPGEVAGFLRELDMARFQLIKIKVNQAGGLDLLREVARALPGHALLVDGNEAWPDADAVLQFLEQATALPGLNLRFLEQPMPAAFAEHYRYLRPRSAVPLLADESVTDTANFADIAQQFHGVNVKLMKAGGYRRGIELLRQTREHGLIPMLGCMVETSVGIAAALQISALADVHDLDGFLIVKDEPFGLVTEAAGQLRLRD from the coding sequence ATGCCCACCTGGACCCTTACTGCCCACGAACTGCCCCTGCGCTTCGTGTGGAAAATTTCGCGCAACGCTTCGGCCACCAAAACCAACCTGCTGGTGCAAATCGACGGCCACGGGCACCGCGCCCAGGGCGAGGCCGCGCCCAACGTGCGCTACGACGAAACCCCGGAGCTGCTGAGCCAGCAGTTTGCCGCGTTGCAGGCCAGGGGCTTGGGCAACGTAGACAACCTGGCCGATTTGGATGCCCTCCTGGCCGCCCAGCCGGTGGCGCATGCCCTGAGCTTTGCGCTCGAGTCGGCGCTGGTGCAGTGGCTGGCCGCGCGGGCCGGGCAGCCGGTGTGGCAGTGGCTGGGCGTGCCCGCGCCCGCACCGGCCGTGCCCACCGCTTTTTCGCTGCCCATTATGGAGCCGGGCGAGGTGGCCGGCTTTCTGCGCGAGCTGGACATGGCGCGCTTCCAGCTCATCAAAATCAAAGTGAATCAGGCCGGAGGGCTCGACCTGTTGCGTGAAGTGGCCCGCGCCCTGCCCGGCCACGCCCTGCTGGTGGACGGCAACGAGGCATGGCCCGATGCCGACGCCGTGCTGCAGTTTCTGGAGCAAGCCACTGCGTTGCCCGGCCTGAACCTGCGCTTTCTGGAGCAGCCCATGCCCGCCGCTTTTGCCGAGCACTACCGCTACCTGCGGCCCCGCAGCGCCGTGCCGCTGCTGGCCGATGAATCGGTGACGGACACCGCCAATTTCGCCGACATCGCGCAGCAGTTCCACGGCGTGAACGTGAAGCTGATGAAAGCCGGCGGCTACCGGCGCGGCATCGAGCTGCTGCGCCAGACCCGCGAGCACGGCCTCATCCCCATGCTGGGCTGCATGGTCGAAACCTCGGTGGGCATTGCGGCGGCCCTGCAAATCAGCGCTCTGGCCGATGTGCACGACCTCGACGGCTTTCTTATTGTGAAGGATGAGCCCTTCGGATTGGTAACCGAGGCTGCTGGGCAACTGCGGCTGCGGGACTGA
- a CDS encoding DUF6799 domain-containing protein: MFRFLLLASLAVCLATAPRLAAAQDGGFPVQTTANTRFLMQNGEVVRYENGQTTPLTQNVKLSTGVKINYKNGIVEMPADKINPKGKKITLREGDYVRADGGVVFATPGSAAAAQGKAAAGTPGANSARYDTYVQRGPGFSDPSIQMGLLQKKVELLTQKVQVLSQGRTDMPDTKSIDDQMAQINSQLNSPK, encoded by the coding sequence ATGTTTCGTTTCCTGCTTCTTGCTTCCCTGGCCGTCTGCCTGGCCACCGCGCCCCGCCTGGCCGCTGCCCAAGACGGTGGCTTTCCCGTGCAAACCACCGCCAACACTCGCTTCCTGATGCAAAACGGTGAAGTGGTGCGGTACGAAAACGGCCAAACCACGCCGCTCACGCAAAACGTTAAGCTGAGCACCGGTGTCAAAATCAACTACAAAAATGGCATCGTGGAAATGCCGGCCGACAAAATAAACCCCAAAGGCAAGAAAATTACCCTGCGTGAAGGCGACTACGTGCGCGCCGATGGCGGCGTGGTATTTGCCACGCCCGGCAGCGCCGCCGCGGCCCAGGGCAAGGCCGCGGCCGGCACGCCCGGCGCCAACAGCGCCCGCTACGACACCTACGTGCAGCGCGGCCCCGGCTTCTCAGACCCTTCCATCCAAATGGGTCTGCTCCAGAAAAAAGTAGAGCTGCTGACCCAAAAAGTGCAGGTGCTCAGCCAAGGCCGCACCGACATGCCGGACACTAAATCCATCGACGACCAAATGGCGCAAATCAATTCGCAGTTGAACTCGCCGAAGTAA
- a CDS encoding MarR family winged helix-turn-helix transcriptional regulator — MRIEDEIKQPTFRDEYQKAVINLVYTTGWLQLRQATAFKGFGLTLPQFNILRILRGQHPRPATVALLIDRMLDKTSNASRIVDRLEEKKLVTRTVCPGNRRAVDIRITPAGLDLLKSIEDSQVMEKNGTQHLTPDEARQLNLLLDKIRTDEGEGGATPEMPSCE; from the coding sequence ATGCGCATCGAAGACGAAATCAAGCAGCCCACTTTCCGCGACGAATACCAGAAGGCCGTCATCAATCTGGTGTACACGACCGGCTGGCTGCAACTGCGCCAGGCCACGGCTTTCAAAGGGTTTGGCCTCACGCTGCCGCAATTCAACATCCTGCGCATTTTGCGGGGGCAGCACCCGCGCCCGGCTACGGTGGCCCTGCTCATCGACCGGATGCTGGACAAAACCAGCAACGCTTCGCGCATCGTGGACCGCCTCGAAGAGAAGAAGCTCGTGACCCGTACCGTGTGCCCCGGCAACCGCCGCGCCGTGGACATCCGCATTACCCCGGCCGGGCTCGACCTGCTGAAAAGCATCGAAGACTCGCAGGTGATGGAAAAGAACGGCACCCAACACCTCACCCCCGACGAAGCCCGCCAGCTCAACCTTTTGCTCGATAAAATTCGGACCGATGAGGGTGAGGGAGGGGCAACCCCTGAGATGCCTTCCTGCGAGTAG
- a CDS encoding YceI family protein, whose product MKKYLLPALFAVAVLGAAPAASAQKNNSAKMATNAPAYAVQPQLSTLGWEAKAVTHGHNGTMNFSSGELLVKGNAIVGGTVTVDMKSMKATDITDAGKHATFVSHMSDARYFTVDKYPTATFTIVSVTPIKGAAKDANNATITGDMKIKDQTQRISFPAKVGVKDGLASATGKVTIDRTKFGITENSKATLAESMADKVIYDDIQLAFNVIAKKS is encoded by the coding sequence ATGAAAAAATACCTGTTGCCCGCTTTGTTCGCCGTTGCTGTATTGGGCGCCGCCCCCGCCGCTTCGGCCCAAAAAAATAACAGCGCCAAAATGGCCACCAACGCCCCCGCCTACGCCGTGCAGCCGCAGCTGAGCACCCTGGGCTGGGAAGCCAAAGCCGTGACCCACGGCCACAACGGCACCATGAATTTCAGCTCGGGTGAGCTGCTTGTGAAAGGCAACGCCATTGTGGGCGGCACCGTGACCGTGGACATGAAGAGCATGAAAGCCACCGACATCACCGATGCTGGCAAGCACGCCACGTTCGTTAGCCACATGAGCGACGCCCGCTACTTCACCGTGGACAAGTACCCCACGGCCACTTTCACCATCGTGAGCGTGACGCCCATCAAAGGCGCTGCCAAAGACGCCAACAACGCCACCATCACCGGCGACATGAAAATTAAGGACCAGACGCAGCGCATCAGCTTCCCGGCAAAAGTGGGCGTGAAAGACGGCCTGGCCTCTGCCACCGGCAAAGTGACCATCGACCGCACCAAATTCGGCATCACCGAAAACTCGAAGGCAACCTTGGCTGAGTCGATGGCCGACAAGGTCATCTACGACGACATTCAGTTGGCCTTCAACGTCATCGCCAAGAAGTCGTAA
- a CDS encoding YceI family protein, whose product MKVASVEDADMQKKFVNHMASEDFFDSKKYPTAAFKLVSVVPIKGAAADADNATITGDLTIKDKTQRISFPAKVGVKGDLAAIAGKVVFDRTKFGINYGSESYQTYRRNDVRDPQSLSHRLQLGFGSTVEEINQMYPPLANRAISDDIALTFNLIAKS is encoded by the coding sequence ATCAAAGTCGCCAGCGTGGAGGACGCCGATATGCAGAAAAAGTTCGTGAACCATATGGCTTCAGAAGACTTTTTTGATTCCAAAAAATACCCCACTGCCGCGTTCAAGCTGGTAAGCGTAGTTCCCATCAAGGGCGCCGCTGCCGACGCCGACAACGCCACCATCACCGGCGACCTGACCATCAAAGACAAGACGCAGCGCATCAGCTTCCCGGCCAAAGTGGGCGTGAAGGGTGATTTGGCTGCCATTGCGGGTAAAGTGGTGTTCGACCGAACCAAATTTGGAATTAACTACGGTTCCGAATCGTACCAGACCTATCGGCGCAATGATGTGCGCGACCCCCAAAGTCTTTCACACCGCCTGCAACTGGGTTTCGGCAGCACAGTGGAAGAAATCAACCAGATGTACCCGCCCTTAGCCAACCGGGCAATTAGCGACGATATTGCGTTGACATTCAACCTGATTGCCAAATCATAG
- a CDS encoding ATP-dependent Clp protease adaptor ClpS codes for MNTRPQIEHDEDVLLLEEEQELRNLVVYNDDINTFDHVIKTLMDVCGHQPEQAEQCTLLIHYKGKCAVKVGTYEELEPMCSAIHDRGISADVV; via the coding sequence ATGAATACTCGCCCGCAAATTGAGCACGATGAGGACGTCCTGTTGCTCGAAGAAGAACAGGAACTGCGCAACCTCGTGGTGTACAACGACGACATCAACACCTTCGACCACGTCATCAAAACCCTGATGGACGTGTGCGGCCACCAGCCCGAGCAGGCCGAGCAGTGCACTCTGCTCATCCACTACAAGGGCAAGTGCGCCGTGAAGGTGGGCACTTACGAGGAGTTGGAGCCCATGTGCAGCGCCATCCACGACCGCGGCATTTCGGCCGACGTCGTTTAA
- the recR gene encoding recombination mediator RecR, translating into MEFPSKLIENAVGELARLPGIGRKTALRLALHLLKAEMDTTASLAEALAKMRFEITYCNTCHSISDTEECAICANKLRDHSLVCVVSDVRDVIAIENTGQYKGVYHVLGGVISPIEGIGPSDLHIDSLVARASGEESEVREVILAISPTMEGDTTAFYLSRRLRDLPNVHISTIARGIPMGGELEYADEITLGRSIVERLRQAR; encoded by the coding sequence ATGGAATTTCCCTCCAAACTGATTGAGAACGCCGTGGGCGAGCTGGCCCGCCTGCCCGGCATCGGCCGCAAAACGGCCCTGCGCCTGGCCCTGCACCTGCTCAAAGCCGAGATGGACACCACTGCCTCGCTGGCGGAGGCGCTGGCCAAGATGCGCTTTGAAATCACCTACTGCAACACCTGCCACAGCATTTCCGACACCGAGGAATGCGCTATTTGCGCTAATAAGCTGCGCGACCACAGCCTGGTGTGCGTGGTGTCGGACGTGCGCGACGTCATCGCCATCGAGAACACCGGCCAGTACAAGGGCGTGTACCACGTGCTGGGCGGCGTGATTTCGCCCATCGAAGGCATCGGCCCTTCGGATTTGCACATCGATTCGCTGGTGGCCCGGGCCTCGGGTGAAGAGTCGGAAGTGCGCGAAGTTATTCTGGCCATCTCGCCCACCATGGAGGGCGACACCACGGCCTTCTACCTCTCGCGCCGCCTGCGCGACCTGCCCAACGTGCACATCAGCACCATTGCCCGCGGCATTCCGATGGGCGGCGAGCTGGAGTACGCCGACGAAATCACCCTCGGCCGCAGCATCGTAGAGCGCCTGCGCCAAGCCCGGTAG
- a CDS encoding helix-turn-helix domain-containing protein, with protein MTTSALTTLYQELAPCTSLDLNTLLPGGIQREVGHFNVFNIADFLASSQLRPDTSYPCRSFYKISLLHSRSAAEYAGRTVEIEPDALVFSSPKEVFQWLPTELQRGHFCLFTPEFLLPVLGGLTIEELPLFRADGNLVFQLTPAETTRATAIFARMHEELASDYAHKYDLLRAYVLELLHLGQKLQPATELHPAHSAAARLVSRFVELLERQFPLTTPQQRVGLRTAKDFADRLAVHVNHLNKVLKDSTGRTTTDLIGGRLAQEAKVLLRESEWTLWEIADSLGFVDVAHFSHFFRRYAAVSPGAFRTQSAVLV; from the coding sequence ATGACCACCTCTGCCCTCACTACCCTTTACCAGGAATTGGCGCCCTGCACCAGTCTGGACCTGAACACGCTGCTGCCGGGCGGCATTCAGCGCGAAGTGGGTCACTTCAACGTGTTTAACATCGCCGATTTTCTGGCGTCGAGCCAGTTGCGGCCTGATACGTCGTACCCGTGCCGCTCCTTTTACAAAATCAGCCTGCTGCACAGCCGCAGCGCGGCCGAGTACGCCGGCCGAACCGTCGAAATCGAGCCCGATGCCCTGGTATTTTCGAGCCCGAAGGAAGTGTTTCAGTGGCTGCCGACCGAGTTGCAGCGGGGGCACTTCTGTCTTTTCACGCCCGAGTTTCTGCTGCCGGTGCTGGGCGGGCTCACCATCGAGGAACTGCCGCTGTTCCGGGCCGATGGCAACCTCGTGTTTCAGCTGACGCCGGCCGAAACCACGCGGGCTACGGCCATTTTTGCCCGCATGCACGAGGAATTGGCTTCCGACTACGCGCACAAGTACGACCTGCTGCGGGCCTACGTGCTGGAGCTGCTGCACCTGGGGCAGAAGCTCCAGCCCGCCACTGAGCTGCACCCGGCGCACTCGGCCGCAGCCCGGCTGGTGTCGCGCTTCGTGGAGCTGCTGGAGCGGCAGTTTCCGCTCACCACGCCCCAACAGCGCGTGGGGCTGCGCACGGCCAAGGATTTTGCCGACCGCCTGGCCGTGCACGTCAACCACCTTAACAAAGTGCTGAAGGACAGCACCGGCCGCACCACCACCGACCTCATTGGCGGGCGGCTGGCGCAGGAAGCCAAGGTGCTGCTGCGCGAGTCGGAGTGGACGCTCTGGGAAATTGCCGACAGCCTGGGCTTTGTGGACGTGGCGCATTTTTCTCACTTCTTCCGCCGCTACGCCGCCGTGAGCCCGGGTGCCTTTCGCACGCAGAGCGCCGTGCTGGTTTGA